In one window of Desulforhabdus amnigena DNA:
- a CDS encoding ribonuclease D, which yields MNPVIVIEKPSELDALVEKLAATRYIAIDTESNSFYAYFERICLLQLSTEQEDYILDPLELEDLQPLAKIFMDPGIEKIFHAAVNDVLGLKRDYRFSINNVFDTAIAAKLLGYKQLGLAKLLQEHFGVVLNKKWQRHNWGKRPLEPEQLDYARMDTHYLITLRHILAENLKARELWEAARESCVKITEQAVQEKTFRPESFIQISGARNLDPTGKRILKALYLYREHEAQRRNRAPFRVLSNDTLLRLAHQRPKNVSDFSKIKGIPRNYHNGRGAQNLLELIRKIEGHASR from the coding sequence ATGAACCCAGTGATTGTGATTGAAAAACCATCAGAACTCGATGCTCTTGTCGAAAAGTTGGCTGCCACTCGATACATTGCCATCGATACGGAATCCAACAGCTTTTACGCATACTTCGAACGGATCTGCCTCCTTCAGCTCTCGACGGAACAGGAAGATTATATCCTGGACCCCCTGGAACTGGAAGACCTGCAGCCTCTGGCCAAAATCTTCATGGACCCCGGCATCGAAAAGATCTTCCATGCTGCGGTAAACGATGTTTTGGGACTGAAACGGGACTACCGGTTCAGCATCAACAACGTCTTTGACACGGCCATCGCAGCCAAACTTCTGGGATACAAACAATTGGGCCTGGCAAAGCTCCTTCAGGAACACTTCGGAGTGGTGCTCAACAAAAAGTGGCAGCGCCACAACTGGGGGAAGCGCCCACTGGAACCCGAACAGTTGGATTATGCCCGCATGGATACTCATTATCTCATCACCCTGCGGCACATCCTGGCTGAAAATCTCAAGGCACGGGAACTCTGGGAGGCAGCACGGGAATCCTGTGTCAAAATCACGGAACAGGCAGTTCAGGAGAAGACGTTTCGGCCCGAAAGCTTCATTCAGATCAGCGGCGCCAGGAATCTGGACCCTACGGGGAAGCGCATTCTGAAAGCCCTTTACCTCTACAGGGAACATGAAGCGCAACGGCGGAATCGAGCTCCGTTTCGAGTCCTTTCCAATGACACCCTTTTGAGACTGGCTCACCAGCGGCCCAAGAACGTGAGCGATTTTTCCAAGATCAAAGGAATACCGAGGAACTACCACAACGGGCGTGGGGCTCAAAACCTCCTGGAATTGATCCGGAAAATTGAGGGACATGCCTCTCGCTGA